TGTTTAGAGGAGACTTAATCACACACTTCCAGAAGAACTTGAGACTTCATTCGAAAACAAGGAATGGAGACTTAATCACACACTTCTAGAAGAACTGTCAAAAGTTATCTGTGATCGGAGAGACAAGACAGGTGTTATCCCATACTAGTACGGATAAAACTTGGCGCCGGTGGTCGTTATGTAGATGATCGGAGATACAAGACCGGTGTTATCCCATACTAGTACGGATAAAACTTGGCGCCGATGGTCGTCATGTAGATAGAGACATCCTCAGCACCATACTTGGCAAGAAGGTATGCTGTCTTTAATAGCTAGCTAACCTCCAAAAGTATAGAATCTCTTTTTACATTTGCACCCCTGGAAGAAATGCTTCGCTTTTTGCTCATGCTTCCACAATTCACCCTATACTATGCGAATCTGTTACGTTTGGCCAATAAGTTGTCTTCTGGTTTCTTCCAATAGAAACCCTGTAAAAGAACAGACAAAACATTGCATGCTGCAAGGAGATATATCACCAGAGCATGCTTCCCATCCATTCAAAAACTGTTGGAATATATGGCATGCCAGCAAGTCAATGACAAGATTGGGAAACCAAGTCAGTAACAAAAATACCAAGTCAGTAACAAGATTCTGTAATCTAGTTAGATAAGCTTAATCTAGCTAGTCTTAGGGTTTACTGATTCCTATTACTCCTATAAATAGGAAACATAATGTAAGTGTAAAGATATCTGAGCATGTACTACTGTTGATCAATAAACAATCATCCTTACGGGGTTTCATCAGTGGATGTAGGTCGAGTGATTGAACCACTTTAATTTCTTGGTCTTGTGTTTATCTAATCCTTACTCTGATCATAAATCTAATGTGGTACAAAGCAGGAAAAGATCCAAATATCTTTTTCTGATCAATCATTTCCGCATTCATTTTTGTTTATCGACgatgttatttattatttttttttttttgagtactcAGTATCGAACAAGTATATTACTTCTCACAGTTTACTCTATCATATTTAGCGTCATCGTTGCTTCCGCATCTAATTTCTATTCTTTTGTTGTCTCTggtctcatattctcatcattatgAGTCGAAGAATTAAGTCGTTGTTGACTCAAGTTATGCTGAACAACGAATCATTTTATTCTCTTTTATCTTCATCAGATGAGTTACccaaactcatctttcttttaaaaTCCGTAACTCGATGATTATTCCCTTACTGTTTGGGATATATAATTTTTCAGTCGAAGTGTGTGTTTGCATACCTCAAGTATCACGAGGATTCATCTTAGCGGATTAGATATCAGTGTtccactataatcaaattactcTTCTTTTAAGAATTTTTATATAAGAATGGTTACCAAGTGAATCAGATTCTCAATTTTTGGTTCATTTTTGTCAAGAATCGTTTACATTTTCGGATCTCAAAACTTCCGGAAATATTTCCATAATATCTTGCTTCAATGTCGCAGTTTGTGTGACTTATTTTTATTGGTCAAGCCACTTCAGATTCTCCTTAAATTTTGGATCTCGTTATCTAATGCTTTTGTTGATCAGTTGAAAGCTGTATTTGCAAGTTTGCTTTTAACTTCAAAGGCTTATTTTGATACCACAGTAGGCCAGTACTCGTCGAGAAGGCATATTGTTTTTTTGTATTATCAAGTTCTAATCTTGAATCAGCTTCAGTATTGATCCTAAATAAATGGTAAGCACTGAAGGTTACTATTAATCCTCATCTAAGCTTTTTAGCTAAGAATCACTACAAAAgagaaggcctcttgggacggccaaaaaacgttccaagaggacaaaaaaccgtcccaagaggtattagggacagtttatgtaccgtcccctgttccaccgtcactaatactatttggccatgtttttttttgggacgaacatattttagccttgatttaaatattttatgactattagggacggtcaggccatcaccgtcccaaatatccttctttatGGACGGTTTTTTCAAAACAACCGTCCCTATAAGCTACTTGTTTTGTAGTGAATTAATCAATTTTTAAAATCCAAAATAAGGAAGTGGAGCTCGTTTTCTTCGTGTTTTGCTATCTTTGTAAAGAGCTTTGGTTAGTTCGATAAGCCATCACCTTTTGGCAAACTAATTGAAAATCTGACAGTGGTTGTTTATTCATCCACTCATTATTACTCTTGGCTTCTTCCTGGGTTGTTATATTTATGACTGTTCATCACATACCATTATTTGTCTTGATCAACAGTTTTTGAATAACAAATCTCTTTTGTTGTTCTCTTAATCTTATAATCATTGTTGTTGGTTTCCTTGCATCAGCAATTTCATTTTCGTCtatgttttggatttttttttagatCAAACATATCATCATTTATTTGGGTTTTACTCCAAAGTCAATTTTGAGAACAATTCATTTTTTTGTTCTTATCGATTTAATATCCCGACGACCAATTCAAATTTTCCTCTTGCTACTCCAGAAAATATCCAATATGGTCGATTTCTTTTACAGCATTTGATCATGCTTTCTTTATCCTAATTAATTTTCTAGTCTATTGATTTTCATGGACTTGCTAAGGCTAAAATCAATCTTTTAAACTATTTCATGGGCATGTTTGTTTTTCCAATCAAGCCCATTCAATATATTATTTTTCTCTAACCCTTTTTAAGAATTACTATGGAGTTATGTTTCTATCATCTGCATTCTCCATGTCACATCATCTGGACAATAGTGAATGGTGGAGTTAAAGGCTTTTACCAAGATCAAGGTCCGTTAAGTCGAGCTTTCATACACCAGTGGTACTGTGGCATCTCAAGTAACTACTCTGATGATGTTCAAGTTATAGATTGAGGAATCCACCATCTGAAGACTGTATAgaggaagagaagaacaatataaaatttttttcgcatccatcttcttcaatgaCAGTTCAAGTTGAACACATCACTTGAGGGGGGGTGTTGGAATAATGGCATGCCAGCAAGTCAATGACAAGATTGGAAAACCAAGTCAGTAACAAGAATACCAAGTCAGTAACAAGATTGTGTAATCTAGTTAGATAAGCTTAATCTAGATAGTCTTAGGATTTACTGATTCCTATTACTTCTATAAATAGGAAACATAATGTAAGTGTAAAGATATGTCAGTATGTACTACTGTTGATCAATAAACAATCATCCCTACGGGATTTCATCAGTGGATGTAGGTCGAGTGACCGAACCACTTTAATTTCTTGGTCTTGTGTTTATCTAATCCTTACTCTGATCATAAATCTAATAAAAACCAGTGCTGGTTTTCGAAACCCAAGTACATCAACCATCACACAAATTCCAACCAAAAGAATGCCCCCATCACCAAAGGTGACGCATGTGTAGCTAAAAGAGTATAGCGCTTTGTTTATGTGCATCCCGCAGAAGTCCAAAACCAATCCAGCAACAACTAGACCAGCGGCAGGCATCTTACAAGATATTATCATATCCTTGTGATCCTTGAAGTGTACAATTACATGCCCAAAATGGAGACCCATCATGCAGGTGACAATTGCCATCACAGAACTTAAacaacgattttttggggaccatggttttttttgggggaccatggttttattttgggtaaaggcattagaagtaattctaggtcaccccatatctagttatttatttaatatctgatctaccctcttaattaattttaggttatgattagtgaatgatttagttaaaaacaattagtgagattaaattaaaagatgggtttattattagttgagtagaattattgagagagttgaattagagaagatgaaggagaaaaacatgaaaaataatttttttttccaattcactaagtttgagtattcaaatgatgaaaactcatatgattcttcatctccatcctctcctagaatatttgttaatcttcaaaatgatccggatttgaactgcattttgaacagttcggttactttatatgaagaacaagtaaccgaactcatctgaagctatagttcggttgccccgtgagatgaacaagtaaccgaactcatctgaaagtgtagttcggttacttgtttcaaacacgcaggttaccgaactctctaataatttctaggagttgcatgcacttttgatctaaccgaactttacgtaatataagagtatataagtttacaaagttcggtttctgcgataaaattatgaagttaccgaacttaacaaacaaaaaaaatgtgaagttccagcgtctattggctaagttcggttactttgtagttttaaatttttttgcgaacaaaccggactctattggctaagttcggttattttggaactcaacatagtggccacaacaacacagttcggttagactggatttgtttttttttttcagttctaagggtggagttcggttactttgcaattttaattttttttgcgaaacaaccgaagagagagttcggtgacttagttttaaatccaatagaaccgaactgttcatcgtgttcttcattttcaagaagttcggttagtaaactagggttttttggaaaatcgacctaaccgaacatggctctgtaactcctattaaaaccatattttgatgatttctattcgattgaagcaatcaaaatcaaattaaagcgaagggtttgttggaaaatacctctggaatggtcccatggcagaatcacgTTGCGACTGGCGTCTTTTATAttcaataaaattattatgtaaccgaacttaattgtgattgcattgatgttgttacatttcttaaataggaggtggtggtggtggtgggaggaggtggtgatggtgataatcggaggtggtggtggtggtaatcggcggtggtgggcggtggtggtggtg
Above is a genomic segment from Papaver somniferum cultivar HN1 chromosome 10, ASM357369v1, whole genome shotgun sequence containing:
- the LOC113315962 gene encoding uncharacterized protein LOC113315962, with product MIDRKLLGVQHLYRRPTYARTKQCSVSSPDNGPLPPNAPSWCQAPFDPEGCLSSVMAIVTCMMGLHFGHVIVHFKDHKDMIISCKMPAAGLVVAGLVLDFCGMHINKALYSFSYTCVTFGDGGILLVGICVMVDVLGFRKPALVFIRFMIRHALVIYLLAACNVLSVLLQGFYWKKPEDNLLAKRNRFA